The following nucleotide sequence is from Bactrocera oleae isolate idBacOlea1 chromosome 2, idBacOlea1, whole genome shotgun sequence.
ACCTTGAATACAATTCATAAAgtgttcgtaaatatttctcCTCGTCCTTTTTATCATCCAATTTCGTTAGAGCATACTGATTTAGCTTTAACTGGTAAATGTTGAGAATAAACTTCGACATGACTTGGGCTGGATTggcaaatactttttttataatctcatAATGATGTTTACACATAGGCGTTATTCCTATAAATATATCTTTTCCGCCATAGGGAGTCTGTAGCgaatataaattgtttaaaactcTTCATAAATATCTACAAATGAGAATCAATCAACTTACCATTTGGCTTTGTTCTATATAGGCATCGATGCATTGTGTATAGCCCTTGAATTGAGATAAAATCTGCGCcagctttttcattttttcaataTCTTCACACTTTTGTGCTGTTGCAAATTCTTCAATAAGACGGCGCTCTACGTCATCatacattttttcgattttccttTTCGAATCGGCAAACTTTTCTATTGGCAAATCTTGTGATATTGCGTAAAGTTTTTGGATCACATCTGCAGCTTCGAAAAGCCGTGCAGAATCGGAGAATATATCGTTTAGTATGGGCCCAGGAATGAGAAACTCAGACATATGGTTCAAAAGTTTTTGAGCCTCTACAGTGCGACTACGAGGCGTATTCACATTTTCTAGTTGTTCACCAAGGTGTATGATTTTACCTGCTACAGAATTGATTTTCTCGTCTAATTGACCAAACCAGTCTATTGCGACTTGATGACGTTCCTGCAgtttacatatttgttttgtGTGTGTTAATTGTTCTTGCCGAAGTGACTCTTCTAGCCGTTCGCATTTCAcctgttgtttttcttgtaaaattttcatatctttTATAGTTTGTATAAAAGTTTCATGAAGTGCTACAGGATTGAAATCATCCGCACTTTTGCCActgatgccaacttcattattaATTCGCCAAGTGAGTCGTTCAATAAATTCCGACACTTCAAATGGCtcctaataaatataaacattatacagagtggaaattttaaaattataacagtTATTTTACCTGCTCAAACTCATCCATATATTGTGCTAACATTCTGGTGTGCTTATGTCGTTTACAAAGCACtaataatagtatttaaataatcaacaacagtgtttgattttttttacgcCCTTTTCGTCTTACGTTGTGACGCCAGGCAGcgtaaatatttgtaatcagCTGATTAATGTTACCATACTATAAAAATGTAGTTGAgaattgttatatttttcgGGATTAGAATTAAGTTCCATAGTAACCATTTTTATGtatcgaattaaaaaaataaaatttagaaaataattaatctGATAATGTCAGTTAATTCGTACTCATcacccaaaaatatttcattatctaATTTCTGACCAATAAATAACATTCATATTATCATACAGGGTATAAAATTCAATTCCATATTGAAAGATGCTTTAAGAATTCCTAATACTTACCGCACATGCATGATTTTTGTAAATAGGTTTtgctatttataataaaaatataaataaaagaggATATTGCTTAGATTTGAACCGCCGTAATACTgcgattataatttaatattctctttactaattttttatcTTTGCTATTGTTGCAAATGTACATGTGGATGAATATGACTTCTTTTTCCACTCAATGATTCGTAGTTTTGTGCCTGAGCTGAGGCGGTCGATGAcactgctgctgccgctgcagTACTTGTACTAGCTATAATATTGATGGCACTAGCTACAGCGGTCGACGAGGCCGTCATTGCAGAACTAGCCAAATCTGGTGCTGGTAAACATTTCCCTTCAATAATGTTCGCACTACCCCTGACAGCACCAGCGGAAATTCCATTTCCACCACCGCTTACCTCAATTGTTGGTGTTTCAACTAATTGATGCAAATTTCGCAGCTCCGTTGAACGTAAGCTTGCCGACAGACTTTCACTCGATGCTAATGAGGTGGATAAAGGTGAGTTTCGATCCATCGACGAAGCTATATCTGTTACAAAAGAGTAAGTTGAAGGTGTTTTTATAagtaaaattgaattaatataCTTACCGGTTTTATCAGTGTCTGGAGAGCAAGTAGTTAGGAATACTCCACCCTGTGGTTTGTACACCGACATCATAATCTTTTCTTCCATTTGCATTATAATGATTTTCTGTACATCGTACTTCTTGCTGAGCGACTAGAATTCGAATTATAATAGATAATTATCGAAGAAATTTTAGTATTATACATTAATATATTCGTATgtataaagttatataaatgtctaacaagaaaaaacgttaatttcggctgttcccacgacagtaggatttacgtaaccggaacggactcaGGATTTTattcgctacaacaacaacaaaaaccttgTACAGATGCAttacttatagcataaaagggcataaaaaggtatttatattgattttgaccgaaacaatatgttcgaaaattttagcgttgtcttggacaataatccatgccaaacttcttcgtgaagatatcttgccaaataaaaaagtttttatacaatGGCTGCATTTTGATTCATTGCTGCATCATGGTACCATTGTCttagataataattcatgccaaatttcgttaagatatctgaacaattaaaaaagttttctatacaatgaCTGGATTTTTATCGATTAGTTTGtttggctgctatatgctataataatccAATATGGACAATTTCTTAGGCGTATGccaaatttcaggtcgatatcctTAAAACTGAGGGGTCAgttcaagtatatatataaatagatggacatggctataccgacttagctcatcatggtgatcatttatatatatatatttttttaaggctttacgacgtttccttctgggtgacTCAAACtatgtggcaaacttaatataccctgttcattaACATATTTGTCTAATTCGGTATGTTATGAAACGGCGcggaaacattaaaaataaatattttataaaaatttcataaaaacctTAAACATTTCATCGTATTCGTCCTTTACTGTTTTTAACAATCGCTTTTGATCTGTGATAACTTTATCGCTGCTCTGAAGCTGCGCTTGTAGCTCGTTAATTTTATGTTTAGCACTATCCAATTGAGAAGTTTTTTCCTCTAAAATGTGACGCAAATCTATAGTaaagtcaaaaattatttatttacgatATGTAGTTTTAGGTAGAAAAATTGGTTTACCTTTCAATTCTTTATTGTAGTTCGTTTGAAGCATATGGAATTCTTCGTCGCGTGCCTTGAAATTATCTATTTCTGAGAATTTATCGCGGCACTTTATTTGCACCTCACTCATAACTATAAATTCTGACTCTAGTCGCGCCAATTCCTGCTTACATTGAACACCCATTTCAGCTTGCTGTTGTGCGAGTTGTAACTCTGAAGTTAGATTGAATATATGACCACGCAAAGATTCCAGTTCGTACGTGTCACCTTTTCTGTTTGCCAGCTCTTCTTTCAGACGTGCTAGTAAATTTTCATTGGTCTGTCGAAGGCACTCGTTTCGCTCTATTTCCCTTTGGTATTTCAACTTGATCTGCGTCAATTCGTCATCATACAACTGTTCACGATTATTATGTTGCTTTGTGTTCTTTTCAATTTGCCGCACCAATTCCATGTTCTTAGCCATGATACTTTTCACCTGCTCACGCAAGCGATCGCGTTCCATTTCCACACTACGCTTATCACGACTTCGTCCCATTAAACGCCGGTTCCTCTCCGCATGCATTTCTCGGCGATGACGTTCATATTGCAGCTGTAAGCAAATAAGCTGGAATTGTTCCTGCAAAATGATTacaaaattgcatttaaatagttaccaatttataaaagttttcaaCAAGCTCACCTGATCTAAGCCATTTATCATTTCATTTGTATCTTTTGATCGAATCGTACGCGAAACGTACAAGTCGAGTGTCTCCTGTGGGCCCAATATATTTGGTTCATTTTTTTTACGTAGGTTAACACTTTCCAATAGCATTTGAAACAAAGaatattcataattttgttGCACGAACTCTATTGTCTGCGTCGAAACGTTATTGCGGATATTAACTCTATCGACAGTGTCAAGTATGTGCTCTTGTTTAGTCGGTATATCCAacatttttccacttttttgcaAACGATGCTGTGAGTTGTCCGACTTTAAAGCGTTTTTGGATAATTCCGCATCAACATCATTGAAGGTTTGATGTAATAGCAGATTTATAGATGGGCACGATCTTGCTCGCCGGAAAGTTCCAAAATCAGCTACATCGGCTTCCGTTTCTTCAGTAAATCGGATACGACGTCCAATGCCATTCGCAAGTAAGAGTTGCACAGATCGACTTGTCGGTATTTGAAGTCCACCTTCGGTACACATTGATCGATCTGTTTCGTTGCAATCGCtacaaatttttgtaatattctcCAGTGTCGGATACGTGGATATTGGGGTTGGTACCAACGATCCGGACTGCGTGAAAATGTTTTGTGTAGGTGTAGGTGTTACTGATGGGGTTGGCGTTTGAGTCGATGTAGGGGTGGGGGTGTGTG
It contains:
- the Tsc1 gene encoding hamartin, with amino-acid sequence MNVEKVFADLESNQTHECEESKRKLVELFTQNKETWPVHYMMEYYYKTGSQRIMEVLVKVQPPHDIFIFDRVSEWLKLQTHRLQALKLLFFVVRNNPTWLFKIEKHRLIKDIFKLLMTEERIVPLMSALLCIITLLPIIPNLVPNLFGELFEVFGHLASWNFQHQKHTHGDKLVHLQLGLQILFNRLYGMYPCNFMAFLSDFVKKEKGAIFHHTIEPLLETVRMNPMLVTATMESEVNQVNRFKEKEPHDVVEECARLSLPMFHQDFNSTQMDALLRGLLDTHCEDRFTLEVKRSSDSSSAYNMDQIRSNNGPMWQHNYDANRSTSGGPIWSPYSDITASGPMPLTPTPSYMLPLPSANAAASKITNQITGLTGSSPPEAAVEATPETTPMKEFKQHLANPQAACVIFASQPSSPLRKENQNQFNFPDLAADGGSAATTTTIIEQEVNTRVVTRVSTYDRKLQQIVLDRSRSNSPFQTIDTMLAKQPRPLRSPNEKNSKCGTPDTDMHDMTRSNQLRMSAVPTHTPTPTSTQTPTPSVTPTPTQNIFTQSGSLVPTPISTYPTLENITKICSDCNETDRSMCTEGGLQIPTSRSVQLLLANGIGRRIRFTEETEADVADFGTFRRARSCPSINLLLHQTFNDVDAELSKNALKSDNSQHRLQKSGKMLDIPTKQEHILDTVDRVNIRNNVSTQTIEFVQQNYEYSLFQMLLESVNLRKKNEPNILGPQETLDLYVSRTIRSKDTNEMINGLDQEQFQLICLQLQYERHRREMHAERNRRLMGRSRDKRSVEMERDRLREQVKSIMAKNMELVRQIEKNTKQHNNREQLYDDELTQIKLKYQREIERNECLRQTNENLLARLKEELANRKGDTYELESLRGHIFNLTSELQLAQQQAEMGVQCKQELARLESEFIVMSEVQIKCRDKFSEIDNFKARDEEFHMLQTNYNKELKDLRHILEEKTSQLDSAKHKINELQAQLQSSDKVITDQKRLLKTVKDEYDEMFKSLSKKYDVQKIIIMQMEEKIMMSVYKPQGGVFLTTCSPDTDKTDIASSMDRNSPLSTSLASSESLSASLRSTELRNLHQLVETPTIEVSGGGNGISAGAVRGSANIIEGKCLPAPDLASSAMTASSTAVASAINIIASTSTAAAAAVSSTASAQAQNYESLSGKRSHIHPHVHLQQ